The following are from one region of the Malassezia vespertilionis chromosome 4, complete sequence genome:
- a CDS encoding uncharacterized protein (COG:O; EggNog:ENOG503P5RW) gives MSCDGETTSLDRQIAEPDAGALSGASGDGINLYPYIHRDQVFGLNVEPPESAKVPIKPWDARLSLDTCAESGVDDQMIITIPFTVPVRIQSILLNPGLGDFAPSRCTAFVNRPHGIDFDDVAQATEGDMRLGPPTSGRAQADFALLPGAAGVTAYPVGASRFSNTNSVSLMLSDSATQQSSHIFYIGFIGKALDVKKDSTPQNNVAAADSSTHSVDGIADKYGAASTPSVR, from the exons ATGTCGTGCGATGGCGAAACGACGTCGTTGGACAGGCAGATTGCGGAGCCAGATGCGGGCGCATTATCCGGTGCATCCGGTGATGGCATCAATTTGTACCCTTACATCCACCGCGACCAAGTATTTGGTTTGAACGTCGAGCCGCCAGAGTCGGCGAAAGTGCCAATCAAGCCGTGGGACGCGCGTCTGTCGCTGGATACATGTGCAGAAAGTGGCGTAGACGACCAGATGATTATTACGATTCCATTTACCGTGCCCGTGCGCATCCAAAGCATCCTACTCAATCCAGGGCTTGGGGATTTTGCACCCAGT CGATGCACCGCGTTTGTCAACCGACCGCATGGGATCGACTTTGACGATGTCGCGCAAGCTACAGAGGGTGATATGCGGCTGGGGCCGCCAACCAGTGGGCGAGCACAGGCGGATTTTGCGCTCTTACCCGGGGCTGCCGGCGTCACTGCATACCCTGtgggcgcgtcgcgcttctcgAACACGAATAGCGTGAGTCTGATGCTG TCGGATTCAGCGACGCAGCAGAGCTCGCACATTTTCTACATTGGGTTTAtcggcaaggcgctcgatgTGAAAAAAGACAGTACGCCGCAAAATAAcgtcgccgctgcagaTTCATCGACACATAGTGTGGACGGGATAGCAGACAagtacggcgcagcatctaCACCGAGTGTGCGATAG
- a CDS encoding uncharacterized protein (COG:C; EggNog:ENOG503P545) — protein MSDHTASLEESQAARLPVGYRDSCSAYVEKQTYASLLIPLNKCRRSTLYAPWKCEEERHTYESFLQRQKKLRQMVAEAAAAAEDD, from the exons ATGTCGGATCATACGGCTTCGCTGGAAGAGTCGCAAGCGGCTCGCTTGCCCGTTGGCTACCGCGActcgtgcagcgcgtaCGTTGAGAAACAAACTTACGCTAGCTTGCTGATCCCCCTGAACAAGTGCCGACGGAGCACGTTGTATGCGCCATGGAAGTGTGAAGAGGAGCG CCACACATATGAGAG TttcttgcagcgccaaaAGAAGCTGCGGCAAATGGTCGCAGAGGCCGCGGCCGCTGCTGAGGACGACTAG